GCCCCGATGGTGCGGGTCGATGAACAGCATTTCGACCTTGCCCGCGGCCACACCGGCAAACCCGGTGATGCGTTGGTTCGTGTCCCTGGTGCAGATCAGCATCACCTTGTCCAGGTAATGGGTCAGCACCAGATTCCTCAGCAGCTCTATGTAGCTGTCCGGCAAAAAATCGTGGGTGGCCCGGACAGAGGACTCCCAGATGTCCGTCAATCTTTGATAATCGCTGGTGTTTGGTGTGTGGATAACCGAATGCCGACGCATGCTCGCTGCCCCTGCCGATGAATGTCCATTTGGCAAACGATAGACGTAAAAAAGCCCCGCATCTTGATCAGGTGCAGGGCTTTTTACGTTATCGGCAATCAGTCGCGCTTTTCAGCCCACAAGTCGTACTCGTCGGCATCGGTGACGGTGCACCACACCTTGTCGCCCGGCTTCAAACCACTGGCATCGTCGATAAACACGTTACCGTCGATTTCCGGCGCATCGAAGAAGCAACGGCCAACGGCGCCTTGTTCGTCGACTTCGTCGATCAGCACTTCGATTTCCTTGCCGATGCGCAGTTGCAGGCGTGCCGAGCTGATGGCCTGCTGGTGCGCCATGAAACGCTCCCAACGGTCCTGCTTGACGTCATCCGGCACCACGGCCAGGTCCAGCAGGTTGGCCGGAGCACCTTCCACCGGCGAGTACTGGAAGCAGCCGACGCGGTCCAGCTGGGCCTCGGTCAGCCAGTCCAGCAGGTACTGGAAGTCTTCCTCGGTTTCGCCGGGGAAGCCGACGATGAAGGTCGAGCGGATGATCAGTTCCGGGCAGATTTCGCGCCAGTTCTTGATGCGCGCCAGGGTCTTGTCTTCGAAGGCCGGGCGTTTCATGGCCTTGAGCACTTTCGGGCTGGCGTGCTGGAACGGGATGTCCAGGTACGGCAGGATCTTGCCGGCGGCCATCAGCGGGATCAGCTCGTCTACGTGCGGGTACGGGTAAACATAGTGCAGGCGCACCCACACACCCAGGCTGCTGAGCGCTTCGCAGAGCTCGGTCATGCGGGTTTTCACCGGCGCGCCATTCCAGAAGCCGGTGCGATATTTAACGTCGACGCCATAGGCGCTGGTGTCCTGGGAAATCACCAGCAGCTCTTTCACGCCGGATTTGACCAGGCGCTGGGCTTCGTCCAGCACGTCGCCGACCGGGCGGCTGACCAGCTTGCCGCGCATCGACGGGATGATGCAGAAGCTGCAGCTGTGGTTGCAGCCTTCGGAAATCTTCAGGTAGGCGTAGTGGCGCGGCGTCAGCT
This region of Pseudomonas sp. MUP55 genomic DNA includes:
- a CDS encoding GNAT family N-acetyltransferase, with amino-acid sequence MRRHSVIHTPNTSDYQRLTDIWESSVRATHDFLPDSYIELLRNLVLTHYLDKVMLICTRDTNQRITGFAGVAAGKVEMLFIDPHHRGQGLGRQLLHYAIEHLNADELEVNEQNPQALGFYLKLGFEVIARTEHDGLGQPYPLLHMRLRQQQAHSG
- the rimO gene encoding 30S ribosomal protein S12 methylthiotransferase RimO; this translates as MSTTIAKANPKVGFVSLGCPKALVDSERILTQLRMEGYDVVSTYQDADVVVVNTCGFIDSAKAESLEVIGEAIKENGKVIVTGCMGVEEGNIRNVHPSVLAVTGPQQYEQVVNAVHDVVPPRQDHNPLIDLVPPQGIKLTPRHYAYLKISEGCNHSCSFCIIPSMRGKLVSRPVGDVLDEAQRLVKSGVKELLVISQDTSAYGVDVKYRTGFWNGAPVKTRMTELCEALSSLGVWVRLHYVYPYPHVDELIPLMAAGKILPYLDIPFQHASPKVLKAMKRPAFEDKTLARIKNWREICPELIIRSTFIVGFPGETEEDFQYLLDWLTEAQLDRVGCFQYSPVEGAPANLLDLAVVPDDVKQDRWERFMAHQQAISSARLQLRIGKEIEVLIDEVDEQGAVGRCFFDAPEIDGNVFIDDASGLKPGDKVWCTVTDADEYDLWAEKRD